From Medicago truncatula cultivar Jemalong A17 chromosome 7, MtrunA17r5.0-ANR, whole genome shotgun sequence, a single genomic window includes:
- the LOC11435694 gene encoding uncharacterized protein, which produces MGTWGGENDGFEVEGIDINVCVAADGDLWVSVGSAGGPIGQFSVESEHDLAHMVSDFLENAGSFGAESWCSSDSDSGFNDFAHLAEKIQICKRSMTQHESDLLPVVHSLIRSMQETNLEMMNSGPCYANCIRFYLAKLMRLSGYDAGVCTSKWQPTGKIPGGDHEYIDVLVENNSGKSERLIIDIDFRSHFEIARAVDSYNRILNSIPVVYVGSPTRLKQFLGIMVEATRTSLQQNSMPLPPWRSLAYLQAKWLSPYERITHSDSNIDFGNDDKCFDHKQCHGHLKKLQSCLQTGMEVERMLKARNMESNRRIKPDRWRHSLLRPI; this is translated from the exons ATGGGGACATGGGGTGGTGAAAACGATGGTTTTGAGGTTGAAGGAATAGATATAAACGTTTGTGTTGCCGCCGACGGTGATTTGTGGGTCAGTGTTGGCTCCGCCGGCGGTCCAATCGGACAATTCAGCGTTGAAAGTGAACATGATTTGGCTCATATGGTTAGTGATTTCTTAGAGAATGCTGGAAGTTTTGGTGCTGAGTCTTGGTGTAGCAGTGATAGTGATTCTGGTTTCAATGATTTTGCTCACCTTGCTGAAAAAATTCAG ATCTGTAAGCGATCAATGACTCAACACGAGAGCGACTTGCTCCCAGTTGTTCATTCTCTCATACGATCGATGCAGGAGACCAACCTTGAAATGATGAATTCTGGTCCATGTTATGCAAACTGTATCAGGTTTTATTTGGCGAAGTTGATGAGACTTTCTGGCTATGATGCCGGTGTTTGTACATCTAAATGGCAGCCTACTGGCAAGATCCCTGGAG GTGATCACGAATATATTGATGTGCTGGTCGAGAACAACTCTGGGAAATCAGAGCGATTGATTATTGATATCGATTTTCGAAGTCACTTTGAAATAGCTAGAGCTGTTGATTCATACAACAGGATACTGAATTCAATTCCAGTTGTTTACGTGGGTTCCCCTACTAGGCTGAAACAGTTTCTTGGAATAATGGTAGAAGCTACTAGAACTTCTTTGCAACAAAACTCTATGCCTCTGCCTCCATGGCGATCTTTAGCATACTTACAGGCCAAGTGGCTATCACCCTATGAAAGAATCACACATTCAGACAGCAACATTGATTTTGGCAACGACGACAAGTGCTTCGACCACAAGCAATGCCACGGACATTTGAAGAAGTTGCAATCTTGTCTTCAGACCGGAATGGAAGTTGAGCGAATGTTGAAGGCTCGAAACATGGAAAGTAACCGGAGGATAAAACCTGACAGATGGAGACACTCGTTGCTCCGGCCTATTTGA
- the LOC11436768 gene encoding uncharacterized protein yields the protein MGCTYSVYKKKKSSFPEVVVLTPSIRIPVQSDLQRALKGLVPKDLADKLSSLRNQIVLVAEDTDGSAIAELRRALNEYLSVLIGLTKKEYGLEGLIEFKWKNFEVGKQDSSISNVWFEVLSCVHFMAMLTLSEADSLMIPKDHSDSGFRVVSADSKREAIDLLLKASGYLEFCVRKILPQIPAETKKILPHDLQEGVLEAIAIQALGQGTEIQLGLAVDSQKATLSVKRRMACEQLIYFSQAYHSLSECDFNQGHGKKHLRFIKWKFLESKATAYYYHGLILDKGNEPSSHILAVSCFLAAEELLQESKKACLSFCLAAPVTRAPPIWGVMKLLNQKIPEVASKKYQMYGYLLEQEKGLHQALPDLPEFQLSLHPDEYELPEIDPAWDSKNWETLGQPLKEHLRDSDENPTD from the exons ATGGGGTGCACTTATTCTGTgtataagaagaagaaatcaaGCTTTCCTGAAGTAGTTGTGTTAACTCCATCAATCAGAATTCCAGTGCAATCTGATCTTCAAAGAGCACTTAAAGGATTAGTTCCAAAGGATCTTGCTGATAAATTGTCGTCTCTTCGGAACCAGATTGTGTTGGTAGCAGAAGATACCG ATGGATCAGCTATAGCTGAATTGCGGCGAGCTTTGAATGAGTATTTGTCTGTTCTAATTGGACTTACTAAGAAAG AATATGGTCTTGAGGGACTAATAGAATTCAAGTGGAAAAACTTTGAAGTTGGAAAACAA GATAGTAGTATATCAAATGTGTGGTTTGAGGTGCTATCATGTGTTCACTTTATGGCTATGCTGACACTGTCTGAGGCTGATTCACTGATGATTCCAAAGGACCATTCAGACTCTGGATTCAGGGTTGTGTCTGCAG ATAGCAAGAGGGAAGCAATTGATTTGTTACTCAAAGCATCAGGGTACCTGGAGTTCTGTGTTAGGAAAATTCTTCCTCAAATACCAGCTGAAACCAA GAAAATTTTGCCACATGACTTGCAGGAGGGTGTATTGGAAGCTATAGCTATTCAAGCACTAGGCCAG GGAACTGAGATTCAGCTTGGTCTTGCTGTTGACAGTCAAAAGGCCACTTTGTCTGTGAAGAGGAGGATGGCATGTGAACAGCTGATTTACTTTAGTCAG GCGTATCACTCCTTATCGGAATGTGACTTCAACCAAGGGCATGGAAAGAAGCATCTCAGGTTCATCAAATGGAAATTCCTTGAATCCAAG GCTACAGCTTACTACTACCATGGTCTGATCCTCGACAAGGGTAACGAACCGAGCAGTCACATTCTTGCGGTGTCTTGTTTTCTTGCTGCAGAAGAACTTCTGCAAGAAAGCAAAAAGGCCTGCTTGAGCTTTTGTCTTGCAGCTCCAGTGACAAG GGCTCCTCCAATTTGGGGTGTCATGAAACTTCTAAATCAAAAAATTCCTGAAGTTGCATCAAAGAAGTACCAGATGTATGGATACCTTTTGGAGCAAGAAAA AGGTCTCCACCAAGCATTGCCAGACCTACCTGAATTTCAATTATCATTACATCCAGATGAGTATGAATTGCCTGAAATTGATCCAGCATGGGATAGTAAAAATTGGGAAACATTAGGGCAACCATTGAAAGAACACCTTAGAGATAGTGATGAAAATCCAACTGATTGA
- the LOC11437211 gene encoding CASP-like protein 1F2 has product MADAKDSFRMEPKSSTTSTSQKHHRTFLMVQNILRILVIVLTAVSIVVTVTNNQSVMLFSIRFEAHFYYTSSFKFFVAANGVVCFMSVLTLIFNLLMRQQTPQRKDYYFLLFLVDLVMTVLLIAGCSAATAVGYVGQYGEKHVGWTAICDHVQKFCKTNLISLLLSYLAFFANLGLTILIAYKFTS; this is encoded by the exons ATGGCTGATGCCAAAGATTCCTTCAGGATGGAACCCAAATCTTCAACAACCTCAACCTCACAAAAACATCATAGGACTTTCTTGATGGTTCAAAACATCCTCAGAATCTTGGTCATTGTTCTAACTGCTGTTTCAATTGTAGTTACTGTCACCAACAACCAATCTGTTATGCTGTTCTCTATCCGGTTTGAAGCTCACTTTTATTACACATCTTCTTTCAA ATTCTTTGTTGCTGCAAATGGTGTGGTCTGTTTCATGTCTGTGCTGACACTGATATTCAACCTTTTGATGAGGCAACAAACTCCTCAACGAAAAGACTACTATTTCTTACTATTTTTGGTTGATTTG GTGATGACGGTGTTGCTGATAGCTGGATGTTCAGCAGCCACAGCCGTTGGATACGTGGGACAGTATGGAGAGAAACACGTTGGATGGACTGCAATCTGTGACCATGTGCAAAAGTTCTGCAAAACCAATTTGATTTCACTTTTGCTTTCATATTTGGCTTTCTTTGCCAATTTGGGACTCACAATTTTAATAGCCTACAAGTTCACCTCTTAA